One genomic segment of Burkholderia pyrrocinia includes these proteins:
- the trxA gene encoding thioredoxin — protein MDTTLATFEKDVIEASLDTPVLVDFWAPWCGPCKTLGPLLEKLEGDYAGRWKLVKVNVDENQELAAHFQTRSIPHVIAFADGRPVDQFVGVLPEGQLRAFLDRLLPAPEEAERRAAQYAMAESRNDDALTHLEAALALNPGFDDARLDLIELLLASNQVELARAEAERLSPQIVEGGDPRYQAIKTRFDALDATADLPPTDALEARIAANPGDLDARFDLAQSLIARRAYEGALEQLLEIVTRDRAYGDDLGRKTMISVFELAGDRPDIVAGWRRKLSMALN, from the coding sequence ATGGACACCACGCTTGCCACATTCGAGAAAGACGTCATCGAGGCGTCGCTGGACACGCCCGTGCTGGTCGACTTCTGGGCGCCGTGGTGCGGCCCCTGCAAGACGCTCGGCCCGCTGCTCGAAAAACTCGAAGGCGATTACGCAGGCCGCTGGAAGCTCGTGAAGGTCAACGTCGACGAGAACCAGGAACTCGCCGCGCACTTCCAGACGCGCAGCATCCCGCACGTGATCGCGTTCGCGGACGGGCGCCCGGTCGACCAGTTCGTCGGCGTGCTGCCCGAAGGCCAGTTGCGCGCGTTCCTCGACCGGCTGCTGCCGGCGCCCGAGGAAGCGGAACGCCGCGCCGCGCAGTACGCGATGGCCGAATCGCGCAACGACGACGCGCTCACGCACCTCGAAGCGGCGCTCGCGCTGAACCCCGGCTTCGACGACGCGCGGCTCGACCTGATCGAACTGCTGCTCGCGAGCAACCAGGTCGAACTCGCGCGCGCCGAGGCCGAGCGGCTATCGCCGCAGATCGTGGAAGGCGGCGATCCGCGCTACCAGGCGATCAAGACCCGTTTCGACGCGCTCGACGCAACAGCCGACCTGCCGCCGACCGACGCGCTCGAAGCACGCATCGCGGCGAACCCCGGCGATCTCGACGCGCGCTTCGACCTCGCGCAGAGCCTGATCGCGCGGCGCGCGTATGAAGGTGCGCTGGAACAGTTGCTGGAAATCGTGACGCGCGACCGCGCGTACGGCGACGATCTCGGCCGCAAGACGATGATTTCGGTATTCGAGCTGGCGGGCGACCGCCCCGATATCGTCGCAGGATGGCGGCGCAAGCTGAGCATGGCGCTCAACTGA
- a CDS encoding pirin family protein codes for MTVPIKALLKPHVRDIGNLQVRRTLPALAARLVGPFIFFDHMGPAMLPAGTGLDVRPHPHIGLATVTYLFDGAILHRDSLGSLQEIVPGDVNWMTAGRGIVHSERTPDAQRASGHTVHGIQTWVALPRAHETTEPSFEHHAADTLPTHDDGGVSLTVIAGDAFGLRSPVTTFSRTLYVAAEFAAGGRIELDASHEERAVYVVDGDLAIDGTPVPAERMAVLAPGATVALTSATGARAMLLGGDKIDGERFIEWNFVASSRDAIERAKQAWTRQEMGKVPGETEWIPLPESKPR; via the coding sequence ATGACCGTCCCGATCAAAGCCTTGCTGAAACCGCATGTGCGCGACATCGGCAACCTGCAGGTGCGCCGCACGCTGCCCGCGCTCGCCGCGCGCCTCGTCGGTCCGTTCATCTTCTTCGATCACATGGGGCCCGCCATGCTGCCGGCCGGCACGGGGCTCGACGTGCGCCCGCATCCGCACATCGGGCTCGCGACCGTCACCTACCTGTTCGACGGTGCGATCCTGCATCGCGACAGCCTCGGCTCGCTGCAGGAAATCGTGCCGGGCGACGTGAACTGGATGACGGCCGGCCGCGGGATCGTCCACTCCGAACGCACGCCCGACGCCCAGCGCGCGAGCGGCCACACCGTGCACGGGATCCAGACCTGGGTCGCGCTGCCGCGCGCGCACGAGACCACCGAGCCGTCGTTCGAGCACCATGCGGCCGACACGCTGCCGACGCACGACGACGGCGGCGTGTCGCTGACGGTGATCGCCGGCGACGCGTTCGGGCTGCGTTCGCCGGTCACGACGTTCTCGCGCACGCTGTATGTCGCGGCCGAATTCGCGGCCGGCGGCCGCATCGAACTCGATGCATCGCACGAGGAGCGCGCGGTCTACGTGGTCGACGGCGATCTCGCGATCGACGGCACGCCGGTTCCGGCCGAGCGGATGGCCGTGCTCGCGCCGGGCGCAACGGTCGCGCTGACGAGTGCCACCGGTGCGCGCGCGATGCTGCTCGGCGGCGACAAGATCGACGGCGAGCGCTTCATCGAATGGAATTTCGTCGCCAGCAGCCGCGATGCGATCGAGCGCGCGAAACAGGCATGGACGCGCCAGGAAATGGGCAAGGTGCCGGGCGAGACCGAGTGGATTCCGCTGCCCGAGTCGAAGCCGCGTTGA
- a CDS encoding EamA family transporter, protein MAPKDLLLALVVILAWGVNFVVIKVGLHGMPPMLLGALRFTLAAVPAVFFVRRPQIPWRLLVLYGATIQLGQFVLLFTGMYVGMPAGLASLVLQSQAFFTLVFAMLFLGERLRVQSLIGLAIAAGGLVVIAAQGGRAMTLAGFLLTIGSAAMWAFGNIVTKKVGKANLVSLVVWASLVPPVPFFLLSLWFEGPHRIATALAGLNGASIFAVVYLAFVATLLGYGLWSRLMSRYPAAQVAQFSLLVPIVGLASSSLLLDEHLTRAQLIGAALVMGGLAVNVFGGKLVRRFAVS, encoded by the coding sequence ATGGCCCCGAAGGACTTGCTGCTCGCGCTGGTCGTGATCCTGGCGTGGGGCGTGAACTTCGTCGTGATCAAGGTCGGCCTGCACGGGATGCCGCCGATGCTGCTCGGCGCGCTGCGCTTCACGCTCGCGGCCGTGCCCGCGGTGTTCTTCGTGCGCCGGCCGCAGATTCCGTGGCGCCTGCTGGTGCTGTACGGCGCGACGATCCAGCTCGGCCAGTTCGTGCTCCTGTTCACCGGCATGTACGTCGGCATGCCGGCCGGCCTCGCGTCGCTCGTGCTGCAGTCGCAGGCGTTCTTCACGCTGGTGTTCGCGATGCTGTTCCTCGGCGAGCGGCTGCGCGTGCAGAGCCTGATCGGGCTCGCGATCGCCGCGGGCGGGCTCGTCGTGATCGCGGCGCAGGGCGGCCGAGCGATGACGCTCGCGGGCTTCCTGCTGACGATCGGCTCGGCCGCGATGTGGGCGTTCGGCAACATCGTCACGAAGAAGGTCGGCAAGGCAAACCTCGTGTCGCTCGTCGTGTGGGCGAGCCTCGTGCCGCCCGTGCCGTTCTTCCTGCTGTCGCTGTGGTTCGAAGGGCCGCACCGGATCGCGACCGCGCTCGCCGGGCTGAACGGCGCGTCGATCTTCGCGGTCGTCTATCTCGCGTTCGTCGCGACGCTGCTCGGCTACGGGCTGTGGAGCCGCCTGATGTCGCGCTATCCGGCCGCGCAGGTCGCGCAGTTCTCGCTGCTGGTGCCGATCGTCGGCCTCGCGTCGTCGTCGCTGCTGCTCGACGAGCACCTGACGCGCGCGCAACTGATCGGCGCCGCGCTCGTGATGGGCGGGCTTGCGGTGAACGTGTTCGGCGGGAAACTGGTGCGCCGCTTCGCGGTGTCGTGA
- a CDS encoding N-acetylmuramoyl-L-alanine amidase has product MSRKMLIKPFRSIESAATATHNWRRRQILRAGASTLVLGLVAPRLAHASSVLGVRVWPARDYTRVTIESDQPLQNSQQLLQGPDRLVVDLSGLDLDQALRDLVSKIAPNDPQIQSVRVGQYQPHVVRMVFDLKGSVKPQVFTLPPVGTYKYRLVFDLYPAVAPDPLTDLIAQTERKEQALNDTVRAQQMQPPTALNGPATPPPAAGDNSDAFFQRFAQNTPATPRTPPAAATPSTPAKPAVKPPPVIARRDDSDDDGDTYKFTAPKSGKGGTVRLLTVAIDPGHGGEDPGAIGGGGTYEKHIALDIAKKLRAKIDGAPNMRAMMTRDADFFVPLNVRVQKARRVGADLFVSIHADAFTTPSARGSSVFALSDHGATSAAARWMANKENSSDLIGGINIKTADAAVNRALFDMSTTAQIRDSLRYGNYVLKEVGGINKLHKGSVEQAGFAVLKAPDIPSILVETAFISNPDEERRLNDDSYRDEMADAIFRGIKRYFAANPPLAKGRMA; this is encoded by the coding sequence ATGTCTCGAAAGATGTTGATCAAACCGTTCCGCTCGATCGAATCGGCGGCCACCGCGACGCATAACTGGCGGCGCCGCCAGATCCTGCGCGCGGGCGCGTCGACGCTGGTGCTCGGTCTCGTCGCACCGCGGCTCGCACACGCGTCGTCGGTGCTCGGCGTGCGTGTGTGGCCCGCGCGCGATTACACGCGCGTCACGATTGAATCCGACCAGCCGCTGCAGAATAGCCAACAACTGCTGCAGGGTCCCGACCGTCTCGTCGTCGACCTCAGCGGCCTCGATCTCGACCAGGCGCTGCGCGACCTCGTGTCGAAGATCGCGCCGAACGATCCGCAGATCCAGTCGGTGCGCGTCGGCCAGTATCAGCCGCACGTCGTGCGGATGGTGTTCGACCTGAAAGGCTCGGTGAAGCCGCAGGTGTTCACGCTGCCGCCGGTCGGCACCTACAAGTACCGGCTCGTGTTCGACCTGTATCCGGCCGTCGCGCCCGATCCGCTGACCGACCTGATCGCGCAGACGGAACGCAAGGAACAGGCGCTCAACGACACGGTGCGCGCGCAGCAGATGCAGCCGCCGACCGCGCTGAACGGGCCGGCCACGCCGCCGCCTGCCGCCGGCGACAACAGCGACGCGTTCTTCCAGCGCTTCGCGCAGAACACGCCGGCCACACCGCGCACGCCGCCCGCCGCGGCCACGCCTTCGACACCCGCGAAGCCGGCCGTCAAGCCGCCGCCCGTCATCGCGCGCCGCGACGACAGCGACGACGACGGCGACACCTACAAGTTCACCGCGCCGAAATCCGGCAAGGGCGGCACCGTGCGCCTGCTGACGGTCGCAATCGATCCGGGCCACGGCGGCGAGGATCCGGGCGCGATCGGCGGCGGCGGCACGTACGAGAAGCACATCGCGCTCGACATCGCGAAGAAGCTGCGCGCGAAGATCGACGGCGCGCCGAACATGCGTGCGATGATGACGCGCGACGCCGACTTCTTCGTGCCGCTGAACGTGCGCGTCCAGAAGGCGCGCCGCGTCGGCGCCGATCTCTTCGTGTCGATCCACGCGGACGCGTTCACGACGCCGTCCGCGCGCGGCTCGTCGGTGTTCGCGCTGTCCGACCACGGCGCGACGAGCGCCGCGGCGCGCTGGATGGCGAACAAGGAAAACTCGTCCGACCTGATCGGCGGCATCAACATCAAGACGGCGGACGCCGCCGTGAACCGCGCGCTGTTCGACATGTCGACGACCGCGCAGATCCGCGACTCGCTGCGCTACGGCAACTACGTGCTGAAGGAAGTCGGCGGCATCAACAAGCTGCACAAGGGCTCGGTCGAGCAGGCCGGGTTCGCGGTGCTGAAGGCGCCCGACATTCCGTCGATCCTTGTCGAGACCGCGTTCATCAGCAACCCGGACGAAGAGCGCAGGCTCAACGACGACAGCTATCGCGACGAGATGGCCGACGCGATCTTCCGCGGCATCAAGCGTTATTTCGCCGCGAATCCGCCGCTCGCGAAGGGCCGGATGGCCTGA
- the tsaE gene encoding tRNA (adenosine(37)-N6)-threonylcarbamoyltransferase complex ATPase subunit type 1 TsaE, translating to MPATSHTPHAVMLPAPFAEHVIALADEAATEAFGTRFAHALDAARIDLARAHAFDGLQIQLVGDLGAGKTSLVRAILRGLGHQGRVRSPTYTLVEPYALERSDGELEVYHFDLYRFNDPAEWSDAGFREYFNSSAICLVEWPQQAGALLGVPDLVFSLDVDGDGRALTVRAYSASGKACLERC from the coding sequence ATGCCAGCCACGTCCCATACGCCTCATGCCGTCATGCTGCCAGCCCCGTTCGCGGAGCACGTGATCGCGCTCGCCGACGAAGCGGCGACCGAGGCCTTCGGCACGCGCTTCGCGCACGCGCTCGACGCGGCGCGCATCGATCTCGCCCGCGCGCATGCGTTCGACGGGCTGCAGATCCAGCTGGTCGGCGATCTCGGCGCGGGCAAGACGAGCCTCGTGCGCGCGATCCTGCGCGGCCTCGGCCACCAGGGACGCGTGCGCAGCCCAACTTATACGCTCGTCGAGCCTTACGCGCTCGAACGCAGCGATGGGGAACTCGAGGTCTATCACTTCGATCTGTATCGATTCAACGATCCGGCCGAATGGTCCGACGCAGGCTTTCGCGAGTATTTCAATTCCAGCGCGATCTGCCTCGTCGAATGGCCGCAACAGGCGGGCGCACTGCTCGGCGTGCCCGATCTGGTTTTCTCGCTCGACGTGGATGGCGACGGCCGCGCCCTCACCGTCCGGGCGTATAGCGCTTCAGGAAAGGCATGTCTCGAAAGATGTTGA
- the queG gene encoding tRNA epoxyqueuosine(34) reductase QueG, whose translation MNRLPELAASDRPSTRAEGAAPCALDEAALTALAARIRAWGRELGFGAIGISDTDLSDAEAGLAAWLEAGYHGEMDYMAKHGMKRARPAELVAGTRRVISVRLAYLPAETLAAGAPDGEPGAHAPHDWRARERARLDDPQAAVVSIYARGRDYHKVLRNRLQTLAERIEREIGAFGYRVFTDSAPVLEVELAQKAGVGWRGKHTLLLQRDAGSLFFLGEIYVDLPLPTDAHTSPDTAPEAPGAHCGSCTRCIDACPTGAIVEPYRVDARRCISYLTIELKGSIPEPLRPMIGNRVYGCDDCQLVCPWNKFAQAAPVADFDVRHGLDRATLVELFGWDAQAFDTRMQGSAIRRIGYESWLRNLAVGLGNALRANADRLAPQARDAIVAALRARADDPSPVVREHVEWALRAA comes from the coding sequence ATGAACCGATTACCGGAACTCGCCGCATCCGACAGGCCTTCGACTCGTGCCGAGGGCGCGGCGCCGTGCGCGCTCGACGAAGCGGCTTTGACTGCGCTCGCCGCTCGCATCAGGGCGTGGGGGCGCGAATTGGGTTTCGGGGCGATCGGCATCAGCGATACCGATCTCTCGGATGCCGAAGCAGGCCTCGCCGCCTGGCTGGAAGCCGGATACCACGGCGAAATGGATTATATGGCGAAACATGGGATGAAACGCGCGCGTCCGGCCGAACTTGTGGCCGGTACGCGACGCGTGATTTCCGTGCGGCTCGCCTACCTGCCGGCCGAAACGCTCGCTGCCGGCGCGCCCGACGGCGAGCCTGGCGCGCACGCGCCGCACGACTGGCGCGCACGCGAACGGGCGCGGCTCGACGATCCGCAGGCGGCCGTCGTGTCGATCTATGCGCGCGGCCGCGACTATCACAAGGTGCTGCGCAACCGGCTGCAGACGCTCGCGGAGCGCATCGAGCGCGAGATCGGCGCGTTCGGCTACCGCGTGTTCACCGATTCGGCGCCGGTGCTCGAGGTCGAGCTCGCGCAGAAGGCCGGCGTCGGCTGGCGCGGCAAGCACACGCTGCTGCTGCAGCGCGACGCGGGTTCGCTGTTCTTCCTCGGCGAGATCTACGTCGACCTTCCGCTGCCGACCGACGCGCACACGTCGCCCGACACCGCCCCCGAGGCCCCCGGCGCGCACTGCGGCAGTTGCACGCGCTGCATCGACGCGTGCCCGACCGGCGCGATCGTCGAACCGTACCGTGTCGACGCGCGCCGCTGCATCTCGTACCTGACGATCGAACTGAAAGGCAGCATCCCCGAGCCGCTGCGGCCGATGATCGGCAATCGCGTGTACGGCTGCGACGACTGCCAGCTCGTGTGCCCGTGGAACAAGTTTGCGCAGGCCGCACCCGTGGCCGATTTCGACGTGCGGCACGGCCTCGATCGCGCGACGCTCGTCGAACTGTTCGGGTGGGACGCGCAAGCGTTCGATACGCGGATGCAGGGCAGCGCGATCCGGCGCATCGGCTACGAAAGCTGGCTGCGCAATCTCGCGGTCGGGCTCGGCAATGCGCTGCGCGCAAACGCGGACCGGCTTGCGCCGCAGGCGCGCGACGCGATCGTCGCCGCGTTGCGCGCGCGGGCCGACGATCCGTCGCCCGTCGTGCGCGAGCATGTCGAATGGGCGCTGCGTGCCGCGTGA
- a CDS encoding methylated-DNA--[protein]-cysteine S-methyltransferase, producing MFNAVIDAPFGKVGIRTDAAVVREIVYLPESVKSVDPDSPLAKRAVKQIERYFERASARFDLPLAEVGSAFQHRVWDVISDIPPGTVLTYGQVAKRIGSAPRAVGQACGANYFPLVIPCHRFVAAGGLGGFANHDDNGYYQKVKRWLLAHEGVPYR from the coding sequence ATGTTCAACGCAGTCATCGACGCGCCGTTCGGCAAGGTCGGCATCCGTACGGACGCCGCGGTGGTGCGCGAGATCGTCTATCTGCCCGAGTCGGTGAAGTCGGTCGATCCGGATTCGCCGCTCGCGAAGCGCGCGGTCAAGCAGATCGAACGTTATTTCGAGCGCGCGTCGGCGCGCTTCGACCTGCCGCTCGCCGAAGTCGGCAGCGCGTTCCAGCACCGCGTGTGGGACGTGATCAGCGATATCCCGCCCGGCACGGTGCTGACTTACGGCCAGGTCGCGAAGCGGATCGGCAGTGCGCCGCGGGCGGTCGGCCAGGCGTGCGGCGCGAACTACTTTCCGCTCGTGATCCCGTGCCATCGCTTCGTCGCGGCGGGCGGCCTCGGCGGCTTCGCGAACCACGACGACAACGGTTATTACCAGAAGGTGAAGCGCTGGCTGCTGGCGCACGAAGGCGTGCCGTACCGATGA
- the xerD gene encoding site-specific tyrosine recombinase XerD — protein sequence MSEPLISTDADGDAAAASPALLASRASIDVFCDALWLEHGLARNTLDAYRRDLVLFSQWLAATHDAPLDSADEAMVTGYIAARSDGKATSSNRRLSVFRRYYGWAVREHRASADPTLRITSAKQAARFPSTLSEAQVEALLGAPDIGTPLGLRDRTMLELMYASGLRVSELVTLKTVEVGLNEGVVRVMGKGSKERLVPFGEVAHGWIERYLRDARPALLGARAADALFVTARGDGMTRQQFWNIIKRHAQQADVRAHLSPHTLRHAFATHLLNHGADLRVVQLLLGHSDISTTQIYTHVARERLKTLHAQHHPRG from the coding sequence ATGAGCGAACCCCTGATTTCCACCGACGCCGACGGCGATGCCGCCGCCGCATCGCCCGCGCTGCTCGCGAGCCGCGCGTCGATCGACGTGTTCTGCGATGCGCTGTGGCTCGAGCACGGGCTCGCGCGCAACACGCTCGACGCGTACCGGCGCGATCTGGTGCTGTTTTCCCAATGGCTGGCCGCGACGCACGATGCGCCGCTCGATTCGGCCGACGAGGCGATGGTGACGGGCTACATCGCCGCGCGCAGCGACGGCAAGGCGACGTCGTCGAACCGGCGGCTGTCCGTGTTCCGTCGCTATTACGGTTGGGCCGTGCGCGAGCATCGCGCGAGCGCGGACCCGACGCTGCGGATCACGTCCGCGAAACAGGCGGCCCGGTTTCCATCGACGCTGTCCGAGGCGCAGGTCGAGGCGCTGCTCGGCGCGCCCGACATCGGCACGCCGCTCGGTCTGCGCGATCGCACGATGCTCGAACTGATGTATGCGAGCGGGCTGCGCGTGAGCGAGCTCGTGACGCTGAAGACCGTCGAGGTCGGCCTCAACGAAGGCGTCGTGCGCGTGATGGGCAAGGGTTCGAAGGAGCGGCTCGTGCCGTTCGGCGAAGTCGCGCACGGCTGGATCGAGCGCTACCTGCGCGACGCGCGGCCGGCATTGCTCGGCGCACGCGCGGCCGACGCGCTGTTCGTGACCGCGCGCGGCGACGGGATGACGCGCCAGCAGTTCTGGAACATCATCAAGCGCCACGCGCAGCAGGCCGACGTGCGCGCGCACCTGTCGCCGCACACGCTGCGGCATGCGTTCGCGACGCACCTGCTGAACCACGGCGCCGACCTGCGCGTCGTGCAGTTGCTGCTCGGCCACAGCGACATCTCGACCACGCAGATCTATACGCACGTTGCGCGCGAGCGGCTGAAGACGCTGCACGCGCAACACCATCCGCGCGGCTAG
- a CDS encoding class I adenylate-forming enzyme family protein, with amino-acid sequence MPSSIRSSEPLDVEALLAALPGRIADVPARRAAQAPAHPALIEDARRLSYGDLSRAVDAAAARLASLGVQGGDRVMIVAENCVAQIVLLFAVARVDAWALVSNARLSAGELDAIAAHARPKLIAFATDASPDARAHAARLGATPAGALPVDIGAWSYHVDASAPSEPVAADGAAQCAALIYTTGTTGAPKGVMLSHRNLLFIAATSSTLRRVSPDDVVYTVLPVSHVYGLASVCLGSLYAGATLRLAPRFAPEAVRVALADEGVTIFQGVPAMHAKLLEHLHTHGHAWHAPRLRFAYSGGSPLDANLKARVERVYGVALHNGYGMTESSPTITQTPLDAPRADSSVGVPIPGVDMRIVAPDGTDVPPGEVGEIRVRGPNVMLGYYRNADATRAAVSPDGWLSTGDLARQEADGAVTIAGRSKELIIRSGFNVYPVEVEQVLNAHPDVVQAAVIGRAIEGNEEVLAFVELVPGAAADEAALHAWCAERLAPYKRPARIRVLDALPAASTGKVLKHKLRDLA; translated from the coding sequence ATGCCCTCGTCCATCCGTTCATCCGAGCCGCTCGACGTCGAAGCGCTGCTGGCCGCGCTGCCCGGCCGCATCGCCGACGTGCCCGCGCGCCGGGCCGCGCAGGCGCCCGCGCATCCGGCGCTGATCGAAGACGCGCGCCGCCTGTCGTACGGCGACTTGTCGCGGGCCGTCGATGCGGCGGCCGCGCGGCTCGCGAGCCTCGGCGTGCAAGGCGGTGATCGCGTGATGATCGTCGCGGAAAACTGCGTCGCGCAGATCGTGCTGCTGTTCGCGGTCGCCCGCGTCGACGCGTGGGCGCTCGTGTCGAACGCGCGGCTGTCGGCCGGCGAACTCGATGCGATCGCCGCGCACGCGCGTCCGAAGCTGATCGCGTTCGCGACGGACGCATCGCCCGACGCCCGTGCCCACGCGGCGCGACTCGGCGCGACGCCCGCCGGCGCGCTGCCGGTCGACATCGGCGCATGGTCGTATCACGTCGACGCGAGCGCACCGAGCGAACCGGTAGCCGCCGACGGTGCCGCGCAATGCGCGGCGCTGATCTACACGACCGGCACGACCGGCGCGCCGAAAGGCGTGATGCTGTCGCACCGCAACCTGTTGTTCATCGCGGCGACGTCGAGCACGCTGCGCCGCGTGTCGCCGGACGACGTCGTCTACACGGTGCTGCCGGTGTCGCACGTGTACGGGCTCGCGTCGGTCTGCCTCGGCAGCCTGTATGCGGGCGCGACGCTGCGGCTCGCGCCGCGCTTTGCGCCGGAGGCCGTGCGCGTCGCGCTCGCCGACGAAGGCGTCACGATCTTCCAGGGCGTGCCGGCGATGCACGCGAAGCTGCTCGAACACCTGCACACGCACGGCCACGCATGGCACGCGCCGCGCCTGCGCTTCGCGTATTCGGGCGGCTCGCCGCTCGACGCGAACCTGAAAGCGCGCGTCGAGCGCGTGTACGGCGTGGCGCTGCACAACGGCTACGGGATGACCGAAAGCAGCCCGACGATCACGCAGACGCCGCTCGACGCGCCGCGTGCCGACAGCTCGGTCGGCGTACCGATTCCGGGCGTGGACATGCGGATCGTCGCGCCGGACGGCACCGACGTGCCGCCGGGCGAAGTCGGCGAGATCCGCGTGCGCGGGCCAAACGTGATGCTCGGCTACTACCGCAACGCGGATGCGACGCGCGCGGCCGTGTCGCCGGACGGCTGGCTGAGCACCGGCGATCTCGCGCGGCAGGAAGCGGACGGCGCGGTGACGATCGCTGGCCGCAGCAAGGAACTGATCATCCGTTCCGGCTTCAACGTGTATCCGGTCGAAGTCGAACAGGTGCTGAACGCGCATCCGGACGTCGTGCAGGCGGCCGTCATCGGTCGCGCGATCGAAGGCAACGAGGAAGTGCTCGCGTTCGTCGAGCTGGTGCCGGGCGCAGCGGCGGACGAAGCGGCATTGCACGCATGGTGCGCGGAGCGCCTGGCGCCTTACAAACGCCCCGCTCGCATCCGCGTGCTCGACGCGTTGCCAGCCGCATCGACCGGCAAGGTGCTGAAGCACAAGCTGCGCGACCTGGCCTGA
- the ybaK gene encoding Cys-tRNA(Pro) deacylase, producing the protein MSKSRHVSETPATQLLRRHGVAFGEHPYEYVEHGGTGESARQLGVEEHSVVKTLVMEDEHAKPLIVLMHGDRTVSTKNLARQIGAKRVEPCKPEVANRHSGYLVGGTSPFGTRKTMPVYVEATILELPTIYLNGGRRGYLVSLAPAVLTSLLGAQPVQCASVD; encoded by the coding sequence ATGAGCAAATCCAGACACGTGTCCGAAACCCCTGCGACCCAGTTGTTGCGCCGCCACGGCGTCGCATTCGGCGAGCATCCGTACGAATACGTCGAACACGGCGGCACCGGCGAATCGGCACGCCAGCTCGGCGTCGAAGAGCACAGCGTCGTGAAGACGCTCGTGATGGAGGACGAACACGCGAAGCCGCTGATCGTGCTGATGCACGGCGACCGTACCGTGTCGACGAAGAACCTCGCGCGGCAGATCGGCGCGAAGCGCGTCGAGCCATGCAAGCCCGAGGTCGCGAACCGCCACTCGGGTTATCTCGTCGGCGGCACGTCGCCGTTCGGCACGCGCAAGACGATGCCCGTCTACGTCGAGGCGACGATCCTCGAATTGCCGACGATCTACCTGAACGGCGGCCGCCGCGGCTACCTCGTCAGCCTCGCGCCGGCGGTGCTCACGTCGCTGCTCGGCGCGCAGCCCGTGCAGTGCGCGAGCGTCGACTGA
- the plsY gene encoding glycerol-3-phosphate 1-O-acyltransferase PlsY, producing the protein MQILLAALVAYLIGSVSFAVVVSTAMGLADPRSYGSKNPGATNVLRSGNKKAAILTLVGDAFKGWVAVWLARRFGLPDVAVAWVAIAVFLGHLYPVFFRFQGGKGVATAAGVLLAVHPVLGLATALTWLIVAFFFRYSSLAALVAAVFAPVFDVFLFGTGHNPVAWAVLAMSVLLVWRHRGNISKLLAGQESRIGDKKKAAADGGAQDGGKA; encoded by the coding sequence ATGCAGATCCTGCTCGCCGCCCTCGTTGCCTACCTGATCGGTTCGGTGTCGTTCGCCGTCGTCGTCAGCACCGCGATGGGCCTGGCCGACCCGCGTTCGTACGGGTCGAAGAATCCCGGCGCGACCAACGTGCTGCGCAGCGGCAACAAGAAAGCCGCGATCCTGACGCTCGTCGGCGACGCGTTCAAGGGCTGGGTTGCCGTCTGGCTCGCACGGCGCTTCGGCCTGCCCGACGTCGCGGTCGCATGGGTCGCGATCGCCGTGTTCCTCGGCCACCTGTATCCGGTGTTCTTCCGCTTCCAGGGCGGCAAGGGCGTTGCGACCGCGGCCGGCGTGCTGCTCGCCGTGCACCCGGTGCTCGGGCTCGCGACCGCGCTGACCTGGCTGATCGTCGCGTTCTTCTTCCGCTATTCGTCGCTCGCGGCGCTGGTGGCAGCGGTATTCGCGCCGGTGTTCGACGTGTTCCTGTTCGGCACGGGCCACAACCCGGTCGCGTGGGCCGTGCTCGCGATGAGCGTGCTGCTCGTGTGGCGTCACCGCGGCAACATTTCGAAGCTGCTCGCGGGGCAGGAGAGCCGGATCGGCGACAAGAAGAAGGCGGCCGCGGACGGCGGCGCGCAGGACGGCGGGAAAGCCTGA